A single region of the Lotus japonicus ecotype B-129 chromosome 4, LjGifu_v1.2 genome encodes:
- the LOC130712626 gene encoding uncharacterized protein LOC130712626 yields the protein MRKPYQRPADKVPFVGRGGALVPKEEVVCFKCNQKGHYANGCGKEIVCWKCQKPGHVERNCPDAAKAEPVLNTARGSRPSAPGRVFAMCGEQAAVTDDLIQGTCVIAGTFLMVLFDSGATHPCIAEECVKKLGLLTADLPNDLVVTTHAPVD from the coding sequence ATGAGGAAGCCTTATCAACGCCCTGCTGACAAGGTACCTTTCGTTGGAAGGGGTGGAGCACTTGTTCCTAAAGAGGAGGTTGTCTGTTTCAAATGCAACCAGAAAGGGCACTATGCAAATGGGTGCGGAAAGGAAATTGTGTGCTGGAAGTGCCAAAAACCAGGGCATGTTGAGAGAAACTGTCCTGATGCTGCTAAGGCCGAGCCAGTACTGAATACTGCCAGGGGAAGCCGACCTTCTGCTCCAGGTCGTGTGTTCGCAATGTGTGGGGAACAAGCTGCAGTGACCGATGATCTTATCCAGGGTACATGTGTTATCGCTGGAACTTTTTTAATGGtgttatttgattctggtgctacacaCCCATGCATTGCTGAGGAGTGTGTGAAGAAGTTAGGATTGCTAACTGCTGACTTACCAAATGATTTGGTGGTGACGACTCATGCGCCGGTCGATTAG